The following proteins come from a genomic window of Sorex araneus isolate mSorAra2 chromosome 1, mSorAra2.pri, whole genome shotgun sequence:
- the LOC129403661 gene encoding uncharacterized protein LOC129403661 translates to MKINKWDLKPPDFSYKLYTSLRFPEKPLRTVKKEQQRKKNSFPETKLHLPTIRDRDHPQKASSPKFVTMFPPLDSCKANLMFVKNGKYPNGVYLDPQPHDFRQYRCDLPNFVTTYEKDPFGLKFKSQHLSTVHGCQFLKDNKKQNSRGERFSTYKPCESTWDSNLFLPKAQWPIKCASYTRHRRQRDAYSAFMDRVEEKFTMTFKKRVGGVRGQKV, encoded by the exons atgaaaataaacaaatgggatttaAAACCTCCTGATTTTAGCTATAAACTATATACATCATTGAGATTTCCAGAAAAGCCATTAAGGACTGTTAAGAAAGAacaacagaggaaaaaaaacagttttcCAGAAACAAAGCTTCATCTGCCTACTATAAGAGATCGAGATCATCCTCAAAAGGCCTCATctcctaagtttgtaactatgtTTCCACCTCTGGATTCATGTAAAGCGAATTTAATGTTTGTGAAGAATGGAAAATATCCAAATGGCGTATATCTTGACCCACAACCACATGATTTTAGACAG TACCGGTGTGATTTGCCAAACTTTGTGACAACTTATGAAAAGGACCCATTTGGATTAAAGTTTAAGTCACAACATTTAAGTACAG TTCATGGGTGCCAGTTCCTGAAAgataataagaaacaaaatagCAGGGGAGAAAGATTTAGCACCTACAAGCCTTGTGAAAGCACCTGGGATTCAAATCTCTTTCTACCCAAAGCCCAGTGGCCCATTAAGTGTGCTTCATACACA AGACACAGAAGACAGCGTGATGCTTACAGTGCATTTATGGACCGTGTGGAAGAAAAGTTTACCATGACCTTCAAGAAAAGGGTGGGGGGAGTAAGAGGACAGAAAGTCTGA